A stretch of the Campylobacter sp. 19-13652 genome encodes the following:
- a CDS encoding ABC transporter ATP-binding protein yields the protein MQNLLSASSISFYYDDSSWCFKELSFEIKRGEVLAILGLNGQGKSTLLNCLIGLINPKSGTIKQNATYAFLPQSFSLSFDYSCLDVVVMGRARDISVFSTPSISDRQIATDAMKLLGISELAKAKFNSLSGGQKQLVLFARAVASRSDVLFLDEPASALDLKNQDKILSLISKLKSGLDGKKTSIVFTTHQPTHALAVADKTLVLLPDLSYAFGKTDEILSENTLRNLYNINIKEVDIDDIKTLAQIFSVQVNK from the coding sequence GTGCAAAATCTGCTTAGTGCAAGCTCGATAAGCTTTTATTATGATGATAGCTCGTGGTGTTTTAAGGAGCTTAGCTTTGAGATTAAAAGGGGCGAAGTGCTGGCGATTTTAGGGCTAAATGGGCAGGGAAAAAGTACGCTTTTAAACTGCCTAATAGGGCTAATTAACCCCAAAAGCGGCACAATCAAGCAAAACGCCACTTATGCCTTTTTGCCGCAAAGCTTTAGCCTTAGCTTTGATTATTCTTGCCTAGATGTCGTAGTTATGGGACGCGCTAGGGATATATCGGTCTTTAGCACGCCTAGCATTAGCGATAGACAAATCGCAACTGATGCTATGAAACTTTTGGGTATAAGTGAGCTAGCAAAGGCTAAATTTAATAGCCTAAGCGGCGGACAGAAGCAGCTCGTGCTGTTTGCTAGAGCAGTCGCAAGCAGGAGCGATGTGCTGTTTTTAGACGAGCCAGCCAGTGCTTTGGATTTGAAAAATCAAGATAAAATTCTAAGCCTAATTAGCAAGCTTAAAAGCGGACTAGACGGCAAGAAAACGAGCATAGTCTTTACCACTCATCAGCCCACGCACGCCCTAGCTGTGGCGGATAAGACGCTCGTTTTGCTACCCGATTTAAGCTACGCCTTTGGAAAAACCGACGAGATACTCTCAGAAAATACACTAAGAAATCTTTATAATATTAATATAAAAGAAGTTGATATAGATGATATAAAAACTTTGGCTCAAATTTTTAGCGTGCAAGTTAATAAATAA
- a CDS encoding iron ABC transporter permease, whose product MRFRFLALLLLWLAVAIFSLGLGRYSLTPSELMATLFYGSSDVANSVIYDIRLPRILLASLCGGVLGLVGISLQGVFKNPLVGPHIVGVSTAAAFGGALAILFGLGGYGITAAAFGFGVLALFILYLIATYTKGSDIFSLVLAGIVINGVFAALISLVQYLSDSEEVLPNIIYWLLGSFVGADASKLWLMVIITLPCGGALVLMRYRLNLLSLSEQDLRTMGINATLLQGVILLLCTLLIAAQVSISGNIGWVGLVVPHITRLIVGADHTRSVPASFVFGAIFMLVVDDVARAVASTEIPLGILNALIGSPIFALLLKRSIGAKSA is encoded by the coding sequence ATGCGTTTTAGGTTTTTAGCGCTGCTCTTGCTTTGGCTAGCTGTTGCGATTTTCTCGCTTGGGCTTGGCAGATATTCGCTTACGCCCAGTGAGCTTATGGCTACGCTTTTTTATGGCAGTAGCGACGTGGCAAATAGCGTGATTTACGACATTAGGCTACCGCGCATACTGCTAGCTAGCCTGTGTGGTGGGGTGCTGGGGCTTGTGGGCATTAGCCTACAAGGCGTGTTTAAAAATCCGCTAGTAGGACCACATATCGTAGGCGTTAGCACTGCAGCAGCCTTTGGCGGAGCTTTGGCGATTTTATTTGGGCTTGGAGGCTATGGGATTACAGCGGCGGCGTTTGGCTTTGGGGTGCTTGCACTATTTATTCTTTATCTCATCGCTACTTACACCAAAGGCTCAGATATTTTCTCGCTCGTGCTTGCTGGCATAGTCATAAATGGCGTATTTGCCGCACTCATTAGCCTAGTGCAGTATCTATCTGATAGCGAAGAAGTGTTGCCAAACATCATCTACTGGCTGCTTGGCAGCTTCGTGGGCGCAGACGCGAGCAAGCTGTGGCTTATGGTGATTATCACGCTGCCTTGTGGGGGTGCGCTCGTGCTTATGCGGTATAGATTAAATTTACTAAGCCTAAGCGAGCAAGACCTGCGTACCATGGGGATAAACGCCACACTTTTACAAGGCGTGATACTCCTGCTTTGCACGCTTTTAATCGCTGCGCAAGTCTCAATCAGCGGAAATATCGGCTGGGTGGGGCTAGTGGTGCCTCATATCACAAGGCTAATCGTAGGCGCAGATCATACCAGAAGCGTGCCAGCTAGCTTTGTCTTTGGGGCGATTTTTATGCTCGTTGTAGATGACGTAGCAAGGGCAGTGGCAAGCACTGAAATACCTCTTGGCATACTAAACGCACTCATAGGAAGCCCCATTTTTGCCCTACTTTTAAAAAGGAGCATAGGTGCAAAATCTGCTTAG
- a CDS encoding AlpA family transcriptional regulator, with protein sequence MAYKPSINLDAIEPVTIRAGQAGRYYGVSRATIWRYAKEGYFKAMKISPCVTLFSKKELDAFFLKGGVNESK encoded by the coding sequence ATGGCATACAAGCCAAGCATTAATCTTGACGCGATAGAGCCCGTTACAATCAGGGCAGGACAGGCAGGACGCTACTACGGCGTAAGTAGGGCGACAATATGGCGATACGCAAAGGAGGGCTATTTTAAAGCTATGAAAATATCGCCTTGCGTTACGCTATTTAGCAAAAAAGAGCTTGACGCATTTTTCTTAAAAGGGGGCGTAAATGAAAGCAAGTAA
- a CDS encoding ABC transporter substrate-binding protein: MKILNIIFIVAIFCGNILASREIIDQTGRKIILPNNVERIVVLQHQSLNLLNEINALSKVVGIQKSWQNRLGSNYTKLAPNLPNLPIVGDLNSINLEATLALKPDVVIVANYMPKEYINKLENAGVPVVAMSFFSVSSDEKYKQHPNLKDAFNAYDDGFYEAVRILGTVANRETEAQELIDYVKKAQAEIKKELAFLAEKKQLKTVYVAVPFFETYGSGKYPEVLFRRAGAVNVAASTIKGYAKVSPEQILKWNPEVIFAQNRYPQAIDEIKNTSALSSLQALKSGQIYLMPEYAKAWGHPSASDMALGELWVAKTLYKDELAHIDLDAKVQEFYHKFYRTSYQK, translated from the coding sequence ATGAAAATTTTAAATATTATTTTTATTGTGGCGATTTTTTGCGGAAATATCCTCGCAAGTCGCGAAATAATAGACCAAACAGGACGCAAAATAATCCTACCAAATAATGTAGAGCGCATAGTCGTCCTACAGCACCAAAGCCTAAATTTATTAAACGAAATAAACGCTCTATCAAAAGTAGTCGGCATACAAAAAAGCTGGCAAAATAGACTAGGTTCAAACTACACAAAACTAGCCCCAAACCTACCTAATCTACCCATAGTCGGAGATTTAAACAGCATAAATTTAGAAGCCACCCTAGCACTCAAACCAGACGTAGTCATCGTGGCAAATTACATGCCAAAAGAGTACATAAACAAGCTAGAAAACGCTGGCGTGCCTGTGGTAGCCATGAGCTTTTTTAGCGTAAGCAGCGACGAAAAATATAAACAGCACCCAAATTTAAAAGACGCATTTAACGCATATGATGATGGGTTTTACGAGGCTGTGCGCATACTAGGCACAGTCGCAAACCGCGAAACCGAGGCGCAAGAACTCATAGACTACGTCAAAAAAGCGCAAGCCGAGATAAAAAAAGAGCTTGCGTTTTTAGCAGAAAAAAAGCAGCTAAAAACGGTCTATGTAGCGGTGCCATTTTTTGAGACTTACGGCAGTGGAAAATATCCTGAGGTGCTATTTAGACGAGCCGGAGCAGTAAATGTCGCCGCAAGTACAATAAAAGGCTATGCAAAGGTAAGCCCAGAGCAAATTTTAAAATGGAACCCAGAGGTGATATTTGCCCAAAATAGATACCCACAAGCCATCGATGAGATAAAAAACACAAGCGCACTAAGCTCGCTACAAGCGCTTAAAAGCGGACAAATTTACCTAATGCCCGAATATGCCAAAGCCTGGGGACACCCTAGTGCTAGCGATATGGCACTAGGCGAGCTTTGGGTGGCAAAGACGCTTTATAAAGACGAGCTAGCCCACATCGATTTAGACGCAAAGGTGCAGGAGTTTTATCATAAATTCTACCGCACCAGCTATCAAAAATGA
- a CDS encoding nucleotide sugar dehydrogenase, with protein MRKIALIGLGYVGLPLGVALSAKHEVIGFDINKSRIDELNEGFDRTLEVDSDLLNEAKRNGLRFSSDAASIADCDFYIVTVPTPVDSANQPDLRPVIGATKTVASVLKRGDIVVYESTVYPGVTQEVCVPILEEISGLKFNQDFECGYSPERINPGDKEHTVTKIRKIVSASSEAALDIVDSVYSSVITAGTYRAQSIKVAEAAKVIENTQRDINIAFVNELAMLFNRLDIDTNAVLDAASTKWNFLNFRPGLVGGHCIGVDPYYLTHKATQVGYHPEIILAGRRINDEMGRYVASSVVKMMIKHGVQIKGARVLVCGITFKENCPDIRNSRVIDVVRELGEFGCCVSVCDPWASEAEVEHEYGISILKFNEVKFKDYDCVVLAVAHNEFKNLELNGCLVYDIKNIYKNAEGRL; from the coding sequence ATGAGAAAAATAGCGCTAATAGGACTTGGTTATGTTGGGCTTCCTCTAGGAGTGGCTTTAAGCGCAAAGCACGAAGTTATCGGATTTGATATAAATAAATCTCGCATAGATGAGCTAAATGAGGGCTTTGACCGTACGCTTGAGGTTGATAGTGATTTGCTAAATGAAGCTAAGCGCAATGGGCTAAGATTTAGCTCTGATGCGGCAAGTATTGCTGATTGCGATTTTTATATAGTTACCGTCCCAACCCCAGTTGATAGCGCAAATCAACCAGACCTACGTCCGGTCATAGGGGCGACAAAAACAGTAGCTAGCGTACTAAAGCGCGGCGATATAGTGGTGTATGAAAGCACCGTTTATCCAGGGGTTACGCAGGAGGTTTGCGTGCCTATTTTAGAGGAGATTAGCGGACTTAAGTTTAATCAAGATTTTGAGTGCGGATACAGCCCAGAGCGGATAAATCCAGGCGACAAAGAGCATACAGTCACTAAAATCAGAAAAATAGTCTCCGCTAGCTCCGAGGCTGCGCTTGATATAGTTGACAGCGTCTATTCTAGCGTCATAACCGCTGGCACATACCGTGCACAAAGCATAAAAGTGGCTGAGGCTGCAAAGGTGATAGAAAATACTCAGCGCGATATAAATATCGCCTTTGTAAACGAGCTTGCAATGCTCTTTAATCGCCTAGACATCGATACAAACGCAGTGCTTGACGCAGCTAGTACGAAGTGGAATTTTTTAAACTTCCGCCCTGGGCTTGTGGGCGGACACTGCATAGGCGTGGATCCGTACTACCTCACGCACAAGGCTACGCAGGTGGGCTATCATCCTGAGATCATTCTAGCTGGCAGGCGTATAAATGACGAAATGGGGCGCTACGTCGCTTCAAGCGTGGTAAAAATGATGATAAAACATGGCGTGCAGATAAAGGGCGCGAGGGTGCTTGTGTGTGGAATTACGTTTAAGGAAAACTGCCCAGACATACGCAACTCACGAGTAATTGACGTAGTGCGTGAGCTAGGGGAGTTTGGCTGCTGTGTGTCGGTGTGTGATCCGTGGGCGAGCGAGGCTGAGGTGGAGCATGAGTATGGCATAAGTATACTTAAATTTAATGAGGTTAAATTTAAAGATTATGACTGCGTTGTGCTAGCTGTGGCGCATAATGAATTTAAAAATTTAGAGCTTAATGGTTGTCTCGTGTATGATATAAAAAATATCTACAAAAACGCTGAGGGTAGGCTTTAG
- a CDS encoding Arm DNA-binding domain-containing protein has product MLTDLKARKAKPQEKEYTLGDGNRLFLLVRPNGTKSWLFIYTAPNGKRAKLTLGRYPALGIAGARKLRDHASTLLNQSIDPREYHKALKADGKKEAWLQENYPSLHKNKNVLTSELLKDYATLKQKEHAINEAFKFISEINISKDERSALKKLASTLNHASELLAKASPALEKISKLDYEIKARGQEC; this is encoded by the coding sequence ATGCTAACTGATTTAAAGGCAAGAAAAGCAAAACCGCAAGAAAAAGAATACACTTTAGGCGATGGGAACCGCCTATTTTTACTTGTAAGACCAAATGGGACAAAGAGTTGGCTTTTTATCTACACCGCACCAAACGGCAAGCGAGCCAAATTAACCCTAGGACGCTATCCAGCCCTAGGCATAGCAGGAGCGAGAAAGCTACGGGACCACGCCAGCACGCTACTAAATCAGAGCATAGACCCAAGAGAGTATCACAAAGCATTGAAAGCGGACGGCAAAAAAGAAGCGTGGCTACAGGAAAATTATCCGTCGTTACACAAAAATAAAAACGTGCTTACATCAGAGCTATTAAAAGACTACGCCACACTAAAGCAAAAAGAACACGCCATAAACGAAGCTTTTAAATTTATTAGTGAGATTAATATCAGCAAGGACGAAAGAAGTGCGCTTAAAAAACTTGCCAGCACGCTAAATCACGCAAGCGAGCTATTAGCAAAAGCAAGCCCAGCACTAGAAAAAATTAGCAAGCTAGACTATGAAATTAAAGCAAGGGGGCAGGAATGCTAA
- the hisH gene encoding imidazole glycerol phosphate synthase subunit HisH encodes MIAIINYGAGNIKSVQNALLAIGADSRLISSKDELLAGGFTHAILPGVGAFGEAITKLKERELDYALHEYVARGGALLGICLGFQILFERGYEFGSHEGLGLLKGEVVSFNKNKFKSSLKIPHMGWNEINFTKQNSLTKGLKPSEYFYFVHSFHAICDDDLALGVCEYGYKFIAAAGANRVWGFQPHPEKSANAGLKILKNFKEM; translated from the coding sequence ATGATAGCCATTATAAACTACGGCGCAGGCAATATTAAAAGCGTACAAAACGCCTTGCTAGCAATAGGGGCTGATAGTAGGCTAATCTCCAGTAAAGACGAGCTTTTAGCCGGCGGATTTACGCACGCAATACTGCCTGGGGTCGGGGCGTTTGGTGAGGCAATAACAAAGCTAAAAGAGCGCGAACTAGATTACGCCTTGCACGAGTATGTGGCGCGTGGTGGGGCACTTCTTGGAATTTGTCTTGGATTTCAGATACTTTTTGAGAGAGGGTATGAGTTTGGCTCGCACGAAGGGCTTGGGCTGCTTAAAGGCGAGGTCGTAAGCTTTAATAAAAATAAATTCAAATCCTCGCTAAAAATCCCCCACATGGGCTGGAATGAGATAAACTTTACTAAACAAAATAGCCTAACAAAGGGGTTAAAGCCGAGTGAATATTTTTACTTCGTGCATAGCTTTCACGCAATCTGCGATGATGATTTAGCCCTTGGAGTTTGCGAGTATGGCTATAAATTTATCGCAGCCGCTGGGGCTAATAGGGTCTGGGGCTTTCAGCCGCACCCAGAAAAAAGCGCTAACGCAGGGCTAAAAATACTAAAAAATTTCAAGGAAATGTAA
- a CDS encoding type II toxin-antitoxin system HicB family antitoxin, with translation MKDLNYYLNLPYEIIVRPLDEGGGYYAYYRDFPGIMGDGESYAEAIEDVKKAFAFVIETDLKEGLSIKEPTDPLNDPSVRINITMPKSVLEAIDRVSKNRSKYLTTLVRADLALA, from the coding sequence ATGAAAGACCTAAACTATTATTTAAATTTGCCATATGAGATTATCGTCCGTCCGCTTGATGAGGGTGGTGGGTATTATGCTTATTATCGTGATTTTCCAGGCATTATGGGGGACGGCGAGAGCTATGCCGAGGCGATTGAGGATGTTAAAAAAGCCTTTGCTTTTGTCATTGAAACAGACTTAAAAGAGGGGCTAAGCATAAAAGAGCCAACTGACCCACTAAACGACCCAAGCGTAAGAATAAATATTACAATGCCTAAAAGCGTGCTTGAAGCGATTGACAGAGTGAGTAAAAACCGCTCAAAGTATCTTACCACGCTAGTAAGGGCGGATTTGGCTTTGGCTTAA
- the hisA gene encoding 1-(5-phosphoribosyl)-5-[(5-phosphoribosylamino)methylideneamino]imidazole-4-carboxamide isomerase, with translation MQIYPAIDLKEGCAVRLSKGEMSSAKIYSREPAELAKVFADFGAQWLHVVDLDGAFAAELVNFKTIEKIIKATNLKVQIGGGIRDEERIKRYLDIGASRVILGSIALKNPSFVKEVAPKYPVVVGIDARGGMVATEGWAQTSNVRADVLAKEFNTSGVRAIITTDIEKDGMLKGVNTELVRQVALSSGLETIASGGVSSLDDIRTLAELEYVGGVIVGKAYYEAGLDLRQAFRIAGA, from the coding sequence ATGCAAATTTATCCAGCCATAGATCTAAAAGAAGGCTGCGCCGTAAGGCTAAGCAAGGGCGAAATGAGTAGCGCAAAAATTTACAGCCGCGAGCCAGCCGAGCTTGCAAAGGTATTTGCTGATTTTGGAGCACAGTGGCTGCACGTTGTAGACCTTGATGGAGCGTTTGCCGCAGAGCTTGTAAATTTTAAAACTATTGAGAAAATCATAAAAGCAACAAATTTAAAAGTGCAAATAGGTGGCGGAATACGTGATGAGGAGCGCATAAAACGCTATCTTGACATAGGTGCAAGCAGAGTGATTTTAGGCTCAATTGCGCTTAAAAATCCTAGCTTTGTCAAGGAAGTTGCACCAAAATATCCAGTCGTAGTCGGCATCGACGCAAGAGGCGGAATGGTCGCTACTGAGGGCTGGGCGCAGACTAGCAATGTAAGAGCTGATGTGCTAGCAAAGGAATTTAACACAAGCGGCGTAAGAGCCATAATCACCACAGACATCGAAAAAGACGGCATGCTAAAGGGTGTAAACACGGAACTTGTAAGGCAGGTAGCACTCTCTAGCGGACTTGAGACCATCGCAAGCGGAGGCGTAAGCTCACTAGATGACATACGCACTCTTGCTGAGCTTGAGTACGTGGGAGGAGTGATTGTCGGCAAGGCGTACTATGAGGCTGGACTTGATTTAAGGCAGGCTTTTAGGATAGCTGGGGCTTGA
- a CDS encoding PDC sensor domain-containing protein: MIIKEIERFKQARYKLRAYVSYLFERNLPNHLPGVNESILREGFDKIAHEVDGFEAFYLLDACGVQLGDAICVSGELNTQAGKDRSNRAYYYRAVREQHAIITDPYPSSINGELCVTASMPVYDDKGVLKFVACMDISLSNILKIAGSGWLEGCFDKTLKGIYALFCAALLMICAVLFYRGVESFLQRDFRHINIEEIFSSTIILTLALAIFDLVKTIFEEEVIGENHNNDTLAYKTMVRFIGSIIIALAIEALMLVFKFAITAPEQIVNAIYLIGGVSLLMVSLSLYLFAANRRKKETK; the protein is encoded by the coding sequence GTGATAATCAAAGAGATCGAACGCTTTAAGCAAGCGCGCTACAAGCTAAGAGCCTACGTCAGCTATCTTTTTGAGCGCAATCTACCAAATCATCTGCCAGGAGTAAATGAGAGCATTTTACGAGAGGGATTTGACAAAATCGCTCACGAAGTTGACGGATTTGAGGCGTTTTATCTGCTTGATGCGTGTGGGGTGCAGTTAGGGGATGCGATATGCGTTAGTGGCGAGCTAAACACACAGGCTGGAAAAGACAGGAGTAACCGCGCCTACTACTACCGCGCAGTTAGAGAGCAGCACGCCATCATCACAGACCCCTACCCATCAAGCATAAATGGCGAGCTTTGCGTTACGGCTAGCATGCCAGTTTATGATGATAAGGGCGTGCTTAAATTTGTCGCTTGCATGGATATAAGCCTCTCAAATATCCTAAAAATCGCTGGTAGTGGCTGGCTTGAAGGCTGCTTTGACAAGACGCTAAAGGGAATTTATGCACTATTTTGCGCTGCGCTTTTGATGATATGTGCGGTGCTATTTTATCGCGGAGTGGAGAGCTTTTTACAGCGGGATTTTAGGCATATAAATATAGAGGAAATTTTCTCATCCACCATAATCCTCACACTTGCTTTGGCGATTTTTGATCTAGTAAAGACAATTTTTGAAGAGGAAGTCATAGGGGAAAATCACAACAACGACACGCTAGCTTATAAAACCATGGTGCGCTTTATAGGCTCAATCATCATAGCCCTTGCAATTGAGGCGCTCATGCTCGTATTTAAATTTGCTATCACCGCACCAGAACAAATTGTAAACGCTATTTATTTAATAGGTGGCGTTTCACTTTTGATGGTCTCACTCTCGCTTTATCTCTTTGCCGCAAACAGACGAAAAAAGGAGACAAAATGA
- a CDS encoding DNA ligase: MIKFIISIALFCLNLSAFEILKLGIYSGQDISGWLASEKLDGVRAYWDTKELLSRQGKKIQAPDELLAILPPFEVDGELWIARESFERTQSVVMDQTPDVNAWREVSYNIFDAPMQKGGLLERLSVVQKYIDSLDNASKSRIKIIAQHKIKNRQELDKMLDEIVKIGGEGVVIREPTHAYKWGKSNKDLKYKRFIDAECQVISLNEGKGKFKNMLGSITCETKDGKRFKIGSGFSDEVRLNPPKIGEIITYKYLNLTSKGIPRFAVFMRVRRD; this comes from the coding sequence ATGATAAAATTTATAATTTCTATTGCACTATTTTGCCTAAATTTATCAGCCTTTGAGATACTAAAGCTGGGAATTTATAGCGGTCAGGACATATCAGGCTGGCTAGCAAGCGAAAAACTAGATGGAGTGCGGGCATACTGGGACACAAAGGAGCTTTTAAGCCGTCAGGGAAAGAAAATACAAGCCCCAGATGAGCTTTTGGCTATCTTACCGCCATTTGAGGTAGACGGCGAGCTATGGATAGCTAGAGAGAGTTTTGAGCGCACTCAAAGCGTGGTCATGGATCAAACCCCAGACGTAAACGCTTGGCGAGAAGTAAGCTACAATATCTTTGACGCTCCAATGCAAAAAGGTGGGCTTTTAGAAAGATTAAGCGTGGTGCAAAAATACATCGATAGCCTTGATAACGCCTCAAAATCTAGGATAAAAATCATAGCTCAGCACAAAATAAAAAACAGGCAAGAGCTTGATAAAATGCTAGATGAAATCGTAAAAATAGGCGGCGAAGGAGTAGTGATAAGGGAACCTACGCACGCCTATAAATGGGGCAAAAGCAATAAAGACTTAAAATACAAGCGCTTCATAGACGCCGAGTGTCAGGTCATCTCGCTAAACGAAGGAAAGGGTAAATTTAAAAATATGCTAGGTTCAATAACCTGCGAGACAAAAGATGGCAAACGCTTTAAAATAGGCTCTGGCTTTAGTGATGAAGTAAGATTAAACCCACCTAAAATAGGCGAAATAATCACGTATAAATACCTAAATCTCACCTCAAAAGGCATACCGCGCTTTGCTGTGTTTATGAGAGTGAGGAGGGATTAA
- a CDS encoding type II toxin-antitoxin system HicA family toxin yields MSQLDKLIKELENNPTNARFEDIKKLLERVGYVASNNATSHWQFRKLGKDTITIPYKKPVKACYVKTALKAIKGE; encoded by the coding sequence GTGAGCCAATTAGATAAGCTTATTAAAGAGCTAGAAAATAACCCAACCAACGCAAGATTTGAGGATATTAAAAAACTGCTTGAGCGAGTGGGGTATGTAGCGTCAAATAATGCGACTTCGCATTGGCAGTTTAGAAAACTTGGGAAAGATACAATCACCATACCATACAAAAAACCAGTAAAAGCCTGCTACGTAAAAACCGCACTAAAAGCCATAAAAGGGGAGTAG
- a CDS encoding integrase arm-type DNA-binding domain-containing protein — MLTALQIDKAKPQAKEYKINDSDRLYIEIRPTGLKRWLFVFLTPQGKRAKLTLGRYPALSIADARKKRDEAVNLLNNGIDPREHAKEQEKAEQLKELSTLGRVFNEWSEYQGGEAVTKHRRLRRAGWLLNEFKERPISEIKKADIIRHLELVASELNNDSANRLHQDLNSLYRYACTKDYTEHNIIADFDKRVFLKAHISKPLPAITDETTFSELCRAIYAHRPTNASVKNALKLILHLPLRNTSLISLKWDYVDFDRRILSVPRENMKGGRMAKSALKDDFKLPLSAEVVAILQAQKLHSKNEFIFSSQQGQAHIKGESLNNALIRLGFGDESRGRKQTAHSFRSSFSSIASDHASEHQASEQTIEKALDHAERNEVKAVYSRSERLNELSRLLEWWSGFILSQLEM; from the coding sequence ATGCTAACGGCTCTACAAATAGACAAGGCAAAACCGCAAGCCAAAGAATACAAAATCAACGACAGCGACAGACTTTACATTGAAATAAGACCGACAGGGCTTAAGCGGTGGCTTTTTGTTTTTCTAACTCCGCAGGGCAAGCGAGCCAAATTAACCCTAGGACGCTACCCAGCCTTAAGCATAGCCGACGCTAGAAAAAAGCGAGATGAAGCGGTGAATTTATTAAATAACGGCATAGACCCAAGAGAGCACGCAAAAGAGCAAGAAAAAGCCGAGCAGTTAAAAGAGCTTAGCACGCTAGGCAGGGTATTTAACGAGTGGAGCGAGTATCAAGGCGGAGAAGCAGTTACTAAACACCGCAGGCTTAGGCGTGCAGGGTGGCTACTTAATGAATTTAAAGAGCGTCCCATTAGCGAGATTAAAAAAGCCGACATCATAAGACATCTCGAGCTAGTCGCCAGCGAGCTAAATAACGATAGTGCAAACCGCCTACACCAAGACCTAAACAGCCTTTACCGCTACGCCTGCACCAAAGACTACACCGAGCATAACATCATCGCCGACTTTGATAAGAGAGTGTTTTTAAAAGCTCACATCTCAAAGCCCCTGCCAGCTATCACGGACGAGACGACTTTTAGCGAGCTTTGCAGGGCTATCTACGCACACCGCCCCACAAATGCAAGCGTTAAAAACGCCCTAAAGCTCATTTTGCACTTGCCACTACGCAACACAAGCCTAATAAGCCTAAAATGGGACTACGTCGACTTTGACCGCCGTATTTTAAGCGTCCCGCGCGAGAATATGAAAGGCGGGCGAATGGCTAAAAGTGCTTTAAAAGATGATTTTAAGCTCCCGCTTTCGGCTGAGGTAGTGGCGATTTTGCAGGCTCAAAAATTACATAGCAAGAATGAATTTATTTTCTCCAGCCAGCAAGGGCAAGCCCACATCAAGGGCGAGAGCCTAAATAACGCACTTATCCGCCTAGGCTTTGGCGATGAGAGCAGGGGCAGGAAACAGACGGCTCACTCTTTTCGCTCGAGCTTTTCAAGCATAGCCAGCGACCACGCAAGCGAGCACCAAGCCAGCGAGCAGACTATTGAAAAAGCCCTCGACCACGCCGAACGCAACGAAGTAAAGGCGGTTTATTCACGAAGCGAGCGACTAAACGAGCTAAGCAGGCTTTTAGAGTGGTGGAGCGGGTTTATTTTAAGCCAGTTAGAAATGTGA